GCTCCTGTTGTTCCTCTTCTTTGTACAGCCTGGGCCTCGAGATGGAACTATACAGTGTTTCATTAAGAGGGATAAATCTACACAGATCTACTACCTGTACCTTTGTCTTAGCTCAAGTAAGATTATATGTTGTAAACTTGTAGTAAGCAATAGTAGTAGGATGCACATACATTATATGTTCTGTCAACTGATCAATCTTAGATTAGGACGTCACCTTTTTATTCTTAGCTGTGTGATCCTTCCAGCATGTTCTGAACTAATTGATTGCTTAGCTTTTGTATCCACCAGGGTTTGTAGTTGTCAGAATATAAAAAAGAGTCGCAAAATACTAGTTTTTCTTGCTCATCTACTTGTATTATTTTATTACCAGTATTGCTATTTGACATGTTATGAATGTTCATCTCCACAGCTGTGCTTGTCGAAAATGGCAAATTCCTTCTGTCAGCAAAAAGAAACTGCCGTGCAACATGTACAGAATATATAATATCAATGAATTCTGGCAATGTTTCTAGGTCTACCAATACCAACACATACATTGGGAAATTGAGGTACTACTGTACTAGCTTGAATAAACGTTATCTTATTTTCAGAACTGGCAGTGCTTTAATCTGACTCATGTTTATTTTTTGAACTTTAGGTCAAATTTCCTTGGCACAAAGTTTGTAATCTATGATACTCAGCCGCCATACAATGCAGCAAGTGCTACACAGTCAGGGAAGACAAGCCAGAGATTCTACTCCAAGAGGGCATTGGCAAAGGTTTCTTGCAGCAGGTACAGCATAGCACAAGTCTCATACGAGCTGAATGTCTTGGGAACTCGAGGTCCAAGGCGGATGAACTGTGTAATGCACTCCATACCAGCCTCATGCCTTGAGGCTGGTGGAAGTGTCCCTTGCCAGCCTGATAGCATCGTCACCCACTCTCCTGGCGGATCCTTCAGCAGTGTCTCCTTGTCAAAATCATCCGTTATGGACCACTCTATGCATTTCAGCAGTGCTCGGTTATCTGATGTTGCAGCAGGCTTAGGCCTAGGGACTGAAGGCCGAACACTGTTCGACGATGAAGAGTGCAACGACAGGCCTTTGGTCCTCCGCAACAAGGCTCCAAGATGGCACGAGCAGCTTCAGTGCTGGTGCCTCAACTTCCGTGGTCGGGTCACGGTTGCTTCAGTCAAGAACTTTCAGCTGGTGGCTGCGACACAACCTGCCGCGGGAGCCCCCACGCCGTCCCAGCCAGCCCCAGCGCCTCCACCGGACCAAGACAAGGTCATACTTCAGTTCGGGAAGGTTGCCAAGGACATGTTCGCCATGGACTACCGCTACCCGCTGTCAGCATTCCAGGCCTTCGCCATCTGCCTGAGCAGCTTCGACACCAAGCTGGCATGCGAATAAAATCTGCCAGTTGCATGAGCATCGCCCACCGGTGCTTATCGGAGATCAAAGTAGCTGACTGCCCCCAAGTATATCTGGGGGTACCATTCTACTCCAGGTTGTGCTGCCCTATTAACGCAGAAACAGCCCCAGAAATGCATGGGGCTCTTTCAGCTGAACACCCTTCTGATAATCTGTAGCTGCTGCCGTAGCATGTCGTACTGCattccctttttttttcagttGTGTAGTTTCCCTTCCCTGTAACAATAACTCTGTATGCGTATTCGGATGATTCTTGCGTTCTTCACTGGATTGTTCATCAGGCCGGTATTAACAGAGACAGTCACCCTGTTTGGTTACTCTTTAGAAGTTCCTAGAATGGGCTTAGACCGTTAATTACGATGTCAAGCAAAGccagtt
The genomic region above belongs to Panicum virgatum strain AP13 chromosome 8N, P.virgatum_v5, whole genome shotgun sequence and contains:
- the LOC120685420 gene encoding tubby-like F-box protein 13; the encoded protein is MSFRSIVRDVRDGFGSLSKRGFEVRLLGHRRGKSHGAVHELHDPVPVVQTSCWASLPPELLRDVIERLEASEDTWPSRKNVVVCASVCRTWREMCREIVKNPEFSGKITFPVSLKQPGPRDGTIQCFIKRDKSTQIYYLYLCLSSTVLVENGKFLLSAKRNCRATCTEYIISMNSGNVSRSTNTNTYIGKLRSNFLGTKFVIYDTQPPYNAASATQSGKTSQRFYSKRALAKVSCSRYSIAQVSYELNVLGTRGPRRMNCVMHSIPASCLEAGGSVPCQPDSIVTHSPGGSFSSVSLSKSSVMDHSMHFSSARLSDVAAGLGLGTEGRTLFDDEECNDRPLVLRNKAPRWHEQLQCWCLNFRGRVTVASVKNFQLVAATQPAAGAPTPSQPAPAPPPDQDKVILQFGKVAKDMFAMDYRYPLSAFQAFAICLSSFDTKLACE